In the Candidatus Woesearchaeota archaeon genome, one interval contains:
- a CDS encoding bifunctional (p)ppGpp synthetase/guanosine-3',5'-bis(diphosphate) 3'-pyrophosphohydrolase, with product MAFEKKSPTEEEFLVQIKANNPNANFELIQKAYRFAENAHKGQKRESGEDFFIHPLQTATILVQLKADTATICAALLHDTVEDTPNSIDVVRKEFGEEIAVLVEGVTKTQGIWFDSKEEYKAENLRKILLATTKDFRVIVVRLADRLHNMRTLSYFREDKQKRIAKETMEIYAPIAHKLGIWRIKGELEDLSLRYLDYKTYSILREKIAEKRGEREKATTDLTQQIKDALKKEGIDADVKGRAKYFYSIYKKMTKKNRRFDEIYDLIAFRIVTSRVEECYKAVEIINKLFTPHPERFKDYVAHPKANEYQSIHMTVGYKKKLLEVQIRTNDMDHIAEEGIAAHWRYKGTERDKKFDRKIAWLKQILDWKRKSKNAIEFVESLKIDLFENEIIVFTPQGDPISLPECATPVDFAYAVHSNLGNQCSKTKVNNKIESLDYELHSGDVVEVITQKNAKPSRSWLNFVKTTKAKSKIRIFLEIKPDKKLGDKKRKAIARGELEEKIPVLENILIHGKDSGKNNLIKLSGCCEIKHGEKIVGFYTKEKKISIHKQGCINIHSLDSNREVKLSWIVPKDYNIKKLKVFVDDRPGVLADILNYLGTKQIKVKSVNTRAKKKKILLTFKIELSDENKLNKTIQEISEIRDVIETRI from the coding sequence ATGGCATTTGAAAAAAAATCTCCAACAGAGGAAGAATTTTTAGTACAAATAAAAGCCAATAATCCAAATGCAAACTTCGAATTAATTCAAAAAGCATACCGCTTTGCAGAAAATGCGCACAAAGGACAAAAAAGAGAATCAGGCGAAGATTTTTTTATTCATCCCTTGCAAACTGCAACAATTCTAGTACAATTAAAAGCTGACACTGCAACTATTTGTGCAGCACTATTACATGATACAGTAGAAGACACCCCTAATTCAATCGACGTAGTTCGAAAAGAATTTGGAGAGGAAATTGCCGTACTTGTTGAAGGAGTTACCAAAACACAAGGCATTTGGTTTGATTCAAAAGAAGAATACAAAGCAGAAAATCTTCGTAAAATACTTCTTGCAACAACAAAAGACTTCAGAGTTATAGTTGTCAGACTTGCAGACAGACTCCACAATATGCGAACTCTTTCTTATTTTAGAGAAGATAAACAAAAAAGAATAGCAAAAGAAACAATGGAAATTTATGCACCCATCGCACACAAATTAGGAATTTGGAGAATTAAAGGAGAGTTAGAAGATTTATCATTAAGATATTTAGATTACAAAACATACAGCATTCTACGAGAAAAAATAGCTGAGAAAAGAGGAGAACGAGAAAAAGCAACAACTGATCTTACTCAACAAATAAAAGATGCACTAAAAAAAGAAGGAATCGATGCAGATGTAAAAGGACGTGCAAAATATTTCTACTCAATATATAAAAAGATGACAAAAAAGAATCGTCGCTTTGATGAAATATATGATTTAATAGCATTCAGAATAGTTACTTCTCGCGTCGAGGAATGCTATAAAGCAGTTGAAATAATAAATAAATTATTCACACCTCACCCAGAAAGATTTAAAGATTATGTAGCACACCCGAAAGCCAACGAATACCAATCAATACACATGACTGTAGGGTATAAGAAAAAATTACTCGAAGTTCAAATAAGAACTAATGATATGGACCACATCGCAGAAGAAGGAATTGCTGCACACTGGAGATACAAAGGAACAGAACGAGACAAGAAATTTGATAGAAAAATTGCCTGGTTAAAACAAATTCTTGATTGGAAACGAAAATCAAAAAACGCAATAGAATTCGTCGAGTCACTAAAAATAGATTTATTTGAAAATGAAATAATAGTTTTTACTCCACAAGGAGATCCGATTTCATTACCTGAATGTGCAACCCCTGTTGATTTCGCATATGCAGTCCATAGTAATTTAGGAAATCAATGCAGTAAAACAAAAGTCAATAATAAAATCGAATCACTAGATTACGAACTTCACAGCGGAGATGTTGTCGAAGTAATCACTCAAAAAAATGCTAAACCCTCTAGGTCGTGGCTTAATTTTGTAAAAACAACTAAAGCAAAAAGTAAAATTAGAATTTTCTTAGAAATCAAACCCGATAAAAAACTTGGAGATAAAAAACGAAAAGCAATAGCTCGCGGCGAACTTGAAGAAAAAATACCCGTACTTGAAAATATACTAATCCACGGAAAAGATTCTGGCAAAAATAATTTAATAAAATTGTCAGGATGTTGTGAAATAAAACATGGAGAAAAAATAGTTGGATTTTATACAAAAGAAAAAAAAATAAGCATCCACAAACAGGGATGTATCAATATTCACTCACTTGATTCAAATCGCGAAGTAAAATTAAGTTGGATAGTTCCAAAAGATTATAATATTAAAAAACTCAAAGTATTTGTTGATGATAGGCCAGGAGTTTTAGCAGATATTTTAAACTATTTGGGAACCAAACAAATCAAAGTTAAATCTGTTAATACAAGAGCTAAGAAAAAGAAAATACTACTAACATTCAAAATAGAACTTTCTGATGAGAATAAATTAAATAAAACGATTCAAGAAATAAGTGAAATCCGAGATGTTATTGAAACTAGAATTTAA
- a CDS encoding Lrp/AsnC family transcriptional regulator: MDSKNIKLLTQLRVDSRQKLTVISKKTNIPISTLFDSLKFLKHQIISHSTILLNFSELGFDVKAQIFIKCDPIFRNRLRSHLLLHKSVNNLFKINNGWDFIAETVHRNVRELDYFIESLDVFNIANTEIHYILEDIKREGFNFE, translated from the coding sequence TTGGATTCAAAAAATATAAAGCTGTTAACTCAGCTAAGGGTAGATTCTAGGCAAAAACTTACGGTTATTAGTAAAAAAACAAATATTCCTATTTCTACTCTTTTTGATTCTTTAAAGTTTTTAAAACATCAGATTATTTCTCATTCAACAATTTTACTTAATTTTTCTGAATTGGGTTTTGATGTTAAAGCACAAATTTTCATAAAATGTGATCCTATTTTTAGGAATAGATTAAGATCTCATCTTTTACTTCATAAGTCTGTGAATAATTTATTTAAAATTAACAATGGGTGGGATTTTATCGCAGAAACAGTACATCGTAATGTGCGCGAATTGGATTATTTTATTGAGTCGCTTGACGTATTTAATATTGCTAACACTGAAATTCATTATATTTTGGAAGACATAAAACGAGAAGGATTTAATTTTGAATGA
- a CDS encoding RNA methyltransferase, protein MISVILIEPETAGNVGAIARVMKNFGFSNLILINPKCDHLSQTARNRAKNAQEVIVKAKVRTNRVLSNFDYLIATTAKIGTSYNIPRSPITPEQLSIRLSKLNLSETKIGLVIGRESSGLINEEIQKCDFTVSIPAAPSYSTLNISHAVSILLYEFHKNLNSNSSQVSNIAPISKIEIKQLNLMLNQIMGRLHFTRPERVQTQKKLWKKIFTRSFLSRRESFALMGIFQKIIKRLK, encoded by the coding sequence ATGATTTCAGTTATTTTAATTGAACCAGAAACTGCAGGTAATGTGGGTGCGATTGCAAGGGTTATGAAAAATTTTGGTTTTTCAAATCTTATATTGATTAATCCTAAGTGTGATCATTTGTCGCAAACTGCGAGAAATCGTGCTAAAAATGCGCAAGAAGTGATTGTTAAAGCAAAGGTTAGGACAAATAGGGTTCTTTCTAATTTTGATTATTTGATTGCAACAACTGCCAAAATTGGAACTTCATATAATATTCCTAGGTCTCCCATAACTCCTGAACAACTTTCAATAAGATTATCTAAATTAAATTTATCAGAAACAAAAATTGGTTTGGTTATTGGCAGGGAAAGTAGTGGACTCATAAATGAGGAAATTCAAAAATGTGATTTTACAGTATCAATTCCTGCTGCTCCTAGTTATTCTACATTAAACATTTCACATGCAGTGTCTATTTTGTTATATGAGTTTCATAAAAATCTTAATTCTAACAGTTCTCAAGTCTCAAATATTGCGCCAATTTCTAAAATTGAAATCAAACAATTAAATTTGATGTTAAATCAAATTATGGGGAGGTTACATTTTACAAGACCTGAACGAGTTCAAACTCAAAAAAAGTTGTGGAAAAAGATTTTCACTCGTAGTTTTTTAAGTCGTAGAGAATCATTTGCATTAATGGGTATTTTTCAAAAGATAATCAAAAGATTAAAATAA
- the tsaD gene encoding tRNA (adenosine(37)-N6)-threonylcarbamoyltransferase complex transferase subunit TsaD produces the protein MICLGIESTAHTFGVGIIDDSGKKLANERILYTTEEGGIIPAKAAEHHLLNFEKILDQALEKANLTLSKIDLIAFSQSPGIGNCLRIGAMVARAIALEYDIPLIGVNHCIAHLEIGKLMSPAKDPVFLYASGANTQIIAYEGGKYRVFGETLDMGIGNFLDSFARHIGLGFPGGPKLYQLSLKSDINPNSKNPKPLIELPYVVKGMDISLGGLLTNLKQKFKSEIYSKEDLAYSMQEVSFAALVEVSERAMAHCGKKELLLGGGVASSLRLQEMCSIMCKERDAKSYSLPVEVNVDNGLMIAWLGILMHKAGGITLPENANIEPYLRTDDIDVYW, from the coding sequence ATGATTTGTTTAGGTATCGAAAGCACAGCACACACGTTTGGAGTTGGAATTATTGATGATTCGGGTAAAAAGCTTGCTAATGAGAGAATTCTCTACACAACAGAAGAAGGGGGAATTATTCCTGCAAAAGCAGCAGAACATCATTTATTAAATTTTGAAAAAATTCTTGATCAAGCTTTAGAAAAAGCTAATTTGACTTTATCTAAAATTGATCTTATTGCATTTTCGCAAAGTCCGGGTATTGGTAATTGTTTAAGAATTGGTGCGATGGTTGCACGAGCAATTGCACTCGAATATGATATTCCATTAATTGGAGTTAATCATTGTATTGCACATCTTGAAATTGGTAAGTTGATGAGTCCTGCAAAAGATCCAGTCTTTTTGTACGCATCTGGTGCGAATACTCAAATTATTGCTTATGAAGGTGGCAAGTATAGAGTATTTGGTGAAACACTTGATATGGGAATTGGCAATTTTCTTGATAGTTTTGCAAGACATATTGGTTTGGGTTTTCCGGGAGGGCCTAAATTATATCAACTTTCTTTAAAGAGTGATATTAATCCAAATTCTAAAAATCCAAAACCGTTGATTGAATTGCCCTATGTTGTTAAAGGGATGGACATTAGTTTAGGTGGGCTTCTCACAAATTTAAAACAAAAGTTTAAGTCCGAAATTTATTCTAAAGAAGATTTAGCGTATAGTATGCAAGAAGTATCTTTTGCAGCGTTAGTTGAAGTTAGTGAGCGTGCTATGGCGCATTGCGGTAAAAAAGAGCTTCTTCTCGGAGGCGGTGTCGCGTCTAGTTTAAGGCTTCAAGAAATGTGTTCTATTATGTGTAAAGAACGAGATGCAAAATCATATTCTCTTCCAGTTGAAGTTAATGTTGATAATGGTTTGATGATTGCGTGGCTTGGAATTCTCATGCACAAAGCTGGAGGAATTACTCTTCCCGAAAATGCTAATATTGAGCCATATCTTAGAACTGATGATATTGATGTTTATTGGTGA
- a CDS encoding Lrp/AsnC family transcriptional regulator, translated as MNEKLIKLISCLRDNSREKLTKISKTTGVPVSTLFDSIKILQKNIIHKNTVLLNFSELGYHTRAMVFLKTSGESKESLRNHLSCNNSVNSFYKINNGWDFMIETIHPNVKDLDFFLENISQRFGLENQEIHYLIDEIKKEEFKPDHAV; from the coding sequence ATGAATGAAAAACTAATAAAACTAATATCTTGTCTAAGAGATAATTCTAGGGAAAAACTAACTAAGATTAGTAAGACAACGGGAGTTCCAGTTTCGACTCTATTTGATTCGATAAAAATTCTTCAAAAAAATATTATTCATAAAAATACTGTGTTACTTAATTTTTCTGAATTAGGATATCATACTCGGGCAATGGTTTTTTTAAAAACGTCAGGGGAGTCAAAAGAGTCTTTACGAAATCACTTGAGTTGTAATAACTCGGTTAATTCGTTTTATAAAATAAATAATGGGTGGGATTTTATGATTGAAACAATACACCCTAATGTAAAAGATTTAGATTTTTTTTTAGAAAACATATCTCAAAGATTTGGTTTAGAAAATCAAGAGATTCATTATTTAATTGATGAGATTAAAAAAGAAGAGTTTAAACCTGATCATGCAGTTTAA
- a CDS encoding aspartate kinase: MNVYKFGGTSQKDRQSLQQCIKIIRDGSVNDIVIVSAPAGVTDLLIQGFDEQTSTGEFTRETFEKIQSRFFEVHPEQEKRAIIESGMNELELRISQGMQDGFGTEQLKDLHYARIASFGEFLEPRLFSENLKMEGIRSRVGRIEQTMRVHGPPRNAKYDRCSDPRILEEVSGFDGVTVFSGFYGFDSDGNILVFSRGGSDFTQTLVSRAVNADACFNCTDVNGVFPINPNLLTPNAAEKLRTIPELQYEQAQELSKQGAKVLHPKCIEPLKEKGIPLYVINTFDPLGPNTVIGPESRAYIGVNAVTGRKQAFTKISLTTGCMDGATGYLQNFANSFEGVDVETISTSAIELSAGFSDPTADTDLILERLAQYGTAKKQNGQSMIAIVGKGIGRSPAIIGKFFSTLGVLDIPVDQITKSNDYCLWVSIPQHHYERAMVGIYNAMLTRQ, encoded by the coding sequence ATGAATGTTTACAAATTTGGAGGCACCAGTCAAAAAGATCGTCAATCATTACAACAATGTATAAAAATTATCAGAGATGGGTCTGTGAACGATATAGTCATCGTCTCAGCACCCGCAGGAGTTACAGATTTATTAATTCAAGGATTTGATGAACAAACCAGCACAGGAGAATTTACTCGAGAAACGTTTGAAAAAATTCAATCTAGATTTTTTGAAGTTCATCCAGAACAAGAAAAACGAGCAATAATTGAATCTGGAATGAATGAATTAGAGCTTAGAATATCCCAGGGAATGCAAGATGGTTTTGGAACAGAACAATTAAAAGATTTACACTATGCAAGAATTGCTTCATTTGGCGAATTTTTAGAACCCAGATTATTTTCAGAAAATTTAAAAATGGAAGGAATTAGAAGTCGCGTTGGAAGAATTGAACAAACAATGAGAGTTCATGGGCCACCAAGAAATGCAAAATATGATCGATGTTCCGACCCAAGAATACTTGAAGAAGTTAGTGGATTTGATGGAGTCACAGTATTTAGTGGGTTTTATGGCTTTGATTCTGATGGAAACATATTAGTGTTTAGCCGAGGCGGATCAGATTTTACCCAAACACTAGTTTCAAGAGCAGTAAATGCGGACGCTTGCTTTAATTGTACAGATGTTAATGGAGTATTCCCCATAAATCCAAACCTACTTACTCCAAATGCTGCTGAAAAATTAAGAACCATACCCGAATTACAATATGAACAAGCACAAGAATTATCAAAACAAGGTGCTAAAGTTTTACATCCTAAATGTATCGAACCATTAAAAGAAAAAGGAATTCCACTTTATGTAATAAACACATTTGATCCCCTTGGTCCAAACACAGTTATTGGTCCTGAAAGTCGAGCATACATCGGAGTTAATGCAGTCACAGGACGAAAACAAGCATTCACCAAAATAAGTTTAACTACTGGATGCATGGATGGCGCAACAGGATACTTGCAAAATTTTGCAAATTCATTTGAAGGAGTAGATGTAGAAACAATAAGTACATCTGCCATCGAATTAAGCGCAGGATTTTCAGATCCAACTGCAGATACGGATTTAATACTTGAAAGATTAGCACAATATGGAACTGCAAAAAAACAAAATGGACAATCCATGATTGCAATAGTTGGAAAAGGAATTGGCAGAAGTCCTGCAATAATTGGTAAGTTTTTTTCCACTTTAGGAGTTTTGGACATTCCAGTTGATCAAATAACCAAATCAAATGATTATTGTCTTTGGGTTTCAATACCACAACACCATTATGAACGTGCAATGGTTGGAATCTACAATGCAATGCTTACTCGACAATAA
- the lonB gene encoding ATP-dependent protease LonB, translated as MDSKKTTKTVAAKKNPNSINPKLTPKAKFAKFKDTSEITVSKSLVHQVIGQENAVEIVKKASKQRRHVFLIGEPGTGKSMLGLALAELLPKEKLVDIVAFPNPNDENSPLIRTVPAGEGRTLVAKNRLQSNNIFKNQNILMFALLIVAMIAPWWARSHYNSDIMFAAFFLGSMIFLAAFVLFMNLGKKMPGKNQSPKVIVDNFGKNQAAFFDATGSHAGALLGDVLHDPFQSGGLGTPAHERVVAGMIHKANKGVLFVDEVAILQPHTQQELLSALQERKFSITGQSERSAGAMVRTEPVPCDFVLVAAGNLETVKHMHPALRSRIRGYGYEVYMKETMHDTEQNRWKLAVFISQEVNKDTKIPHFSKEAVMEIIEEARRRANRKNHLTVRLRELGGLVRAAGDLASEEGAKLVEKIHVTNAKKVARTLEHQIADKYIEHKKEYEVIRTHGTRIGRVNGLAVIGAGSTHSGIISPLESQVTPGGKQKEFIATGKLGEIAKESVINVSAIVKKYFGDDLLEKYDVYVQFLQTYEGVEGDSASIAIATSIVSALKQIPIKQTVAMTGSLSVRGEVLPIGGVSSKVDAAIDAGIKTVIVPKSNLKDIVVDPEKLKKINLIPVETISQVLQQALDWKGHESLLKKVKKMNGCD; from the coding sequence ATTGATTCTAAAAAGACTACTAAAACAGTCGCAGCTAAAAAAAATCCTAATTCAATTAATCCTAAATTAACACCAAAAGCAAAATTTGCAAAATTTAAAGATACTTCAGAGATTACTGTATCAAAAAGTCTTGTTCATCAAGTTATAGGACAAGAAAATGCAGTAGAAATTGTAAAAAAAGCATCAAAACAAAGAAGACATGTTTTTCTTATTGGTGAACCTGGAACTGGAAAAAGTATGTTAGGTTTAGCACTCGCAGAACTTCTTCCAAAAGAAAAATTAGTAGACATTGTTGCATTCCCAAACCCGAATGATGAAAATTCACCATTAATTCGAACAGTTCCAGCAGGAGAAGGAAGAACACTTGTTGCAAAAAATAGATTACAATCAAATAACATATTCAAAAATCAAAATATACTCATGTTCGCATTACTTATTGTTGCAATGATTGCGCCTTGGTGGGCAAGATCCCATTACAACTCAGACATAATGTTTGCAGCATTTTTCTTAGGATCAATGATATTTTTAGCAGCATTTGTTTTATTTATGAATTTAGGCAAAAAAATGCCTGGAAAAAACCAATCACCAAAAGTAATTGTTGATAATTTTGGAAAAAACCAAGCAGCATTTTTTGATGCAACTGGAAGTCATGCAGGTGCACTTCTTGGAGATGTATTACACGACCCATTTCAATCAGGAGGACTTGGAACTCCCGCTCATGAAAGAGTAGTTGCAGGAATGATACATAAAGCAAACAAAGGAGTTTTATTTGTTGACGAAGTTGCAATACTACAACCACACACACAACAAGAATTATTATCCGCATTACAAGAAAGAAAATTTTCAATTACTGGACAAAGTGAACGAAGTGCTGGCGCCATGGTTAGAACAGAACCCGTTCCTTGTGATTTTGTACTTGTTGCTGCAGGAAATTTAGAAACTGTAAAACACATGCACCCGGCATTAAGATCTAGAATTCGAGGATATGGTTACGAAGTATATATGAAAGAAACAATGCATGACACTGAACAAAATAGGTGGAAACTTGCAGTATTTATTTCACAAGAAGTTAACAAAGATACCAAAATACCTCACTTTAGTAAAGAAGCAGTAATGGAAATAATTGAAGAAGCAAGACGAAGAGCTAATAGAAAAAATCATTTAACTGTAAGACTTCGAGAACTAGGTGGACTAGTAAGAGCTGCAGGAGATTTAGCTAGCGAAGAAGGTGCAAAACTAGTTGAGAAAATACATGTTACTAATGCAAAAAAAGTTGCGAGAACGCTCGAACATCAAATTGCTGATAAATATATTGAACACAAAAAAGAATATGAAGTAATAAGAACTCATGGAACTCGAATTGGCCGCGTAAATGGACTTGCAGTAATTGGTGCAGGATCAACACACAGCGGAATTATTTCCCCACTAGAATCTCAAGTTACACCAGGCGGAAAACAAAAAGAGTTTATTGCAACTGGAAAACTTGGAGAAATTGCAAAAGAATCAGTAATTAATGTAAGCGCAATTGTTAAAAAATATTTCGGAGATGATTTACTCGAGAAATATGATGTATATGTTCAATTTTTACAAACCTATGAAGGAGTGGAAGGAGATAGCGCAAGTATTGCAATTGCCACATCAATTGTTTCTGCACTTAAACAAATTCCAATCAAACAAACAGTTGCAATGACCGGAAGTCTTTCTGTACGTGGAGAAGTATTACCTATTGGAGGTGTTAGTAGCAAAGTAGATGCTGCAATTGATGCAGGAATTAAAACAGTAATTGTTCCTAAATCAAACTTAAAAGATATTGTTGTAGATCCAGAAAAGTTAAAGAAAATTAACTTAATTCCTGTTGAAACAATCAGCCAAGTATTACAACAAGCACTTGATTGGAAAGGACATGAAAGTTTGTTAAAGAAAGTTAAGAAAATGAATGGTTGTGATTAA
- a CDS encoding Lrp/AsnC family transcriptional regulator, with protein sequence MLIDAINNKILAELDQNSRAQYSTIAKKLKLSKQSIKKRIDKLIDEKIITQFTTIINSAIYPLNPAQIFISLHNTSKDDKEKIVLELFNNFKIPQLTVCDGTYDLFFGLRAENIREFDCELRKICTKYSSHIKDRKIIQLVETKLLPRTFLTGKKREIIPSDKGFHSKINKTQLSPLKEMDYAILNKLAENPKISYVSLANELNITTQTAMNKVKNLEKSNIIIGYSYLLDAHKFVHYQLLLAFTTITKELDQKLNNYFLINPNVIFVSKTLGEFDYTIAFETNNFEDYRKFNEEFKKEFSTHLKSFVPLLVTDFVKLKFL encoded by the coding sequence ATGTTAATTGATGCGATAAATAACAAAATTTTAGCAGAATTAGATCAGAACTCTCGCGCTCAATATTCTACAATTGCAAAAAAACTTAAATTAAGCAAACAATCAATAAAAAAACGTATCGACAAATTAATAGATGAAAAAATAATAACTCAATTTACGACAATTATAAATTCTGCAATCTATCCATTAAACCCTGCTCAAATATTTATTTCACTCCATAACACTTCAAAAGATGATAAAGAAAAAATCGTTTTGGAACTATTTAATAATTTCAAAATACCCCAATTAACTGTTTGTGATGGGACCTATGATCTTTTCTTCGGATTACGTGCAGAAAACATTAGAGAATTTGATTGCGAATTAAGAAAAATATGCACTAAATATTCTAGCCACATCAAAGACCGAAAAATTATCCAGTTAGTTGAAACCAAATTACTTCCAAGAACTTTTTTGACTGGAAAAAAAAGAGAAATAATTCCCTCAGATAAAGGATTTCACTCTAAAATAAATAAAACTCAACTTAGTCCATTAAAAGAAATGGATTATGCAATTCTAAATAAACTCGCAGAAAATCCTAAAATCAGTTATGTTTCGTTAGCAAATGAACTAAATATTACAACACAAACTGCAATGAATAAAGTTAAAAATTTAGAAAAATCAAACATCATCATAGGCTATTCTTACCTTTTAGATGCACATAAATTTGTTCATTATCAACTTTTACTTGCATTCACAACAATCACCAAAGAATTAGACCAAAAACTAAACAATTATTTTTTGATCAATCCCAACGTGATTTTTGTTAGTAAAACTTTAGGCGAATTTGATTACACAATCGCGTTTGAAACTAATAATTTTGAAGACTACAGAAAATTCAATGAAGAATTTAAAAAAGAATTTTCAACACACCTAAAAAGTTTTGTCCCACTTTTAGTTACTGACTTTGTAAAATTAAAATTTCTTTAA
- the lysA gene encoding diaminopimelate decarboxylase — MNSEKLIEAAQKFKTPLYVYDGNLIKTRYRELNHSLNCATDVKTKLFYAMKANYNPSILKLLLNEGAGIDAVSPAEVMLALEVGFFPNQILFTANKITDEEMRLVKSTGVLFNIGSISRLKKYCKEFPKSSVCIRFNPMIVAGETEKVRTGGENSKFGIFISQLDQVLEITRSADVKIVGVHEHTGSGIPEMVQMKAGMQNLLDIVTPKNFPDLIFVDFGGGFKVPYTPGEEKINYDLFGKDATQIFLNRTKDFYTQFNRRIEMWFEPGKYLVAESGNLLVEVTAIKHNPHKTFAGTNSGFPQLIRPMFYQAYHHIINLTANQDNQRRNNCDEISKQIHQYDIVGNICESGDCFGVNREMEEIHEGDILSIQTAGAYCYSMGSVYNLRVMPAEVMFLNNSITLIRKRLTEQELVAQIIGECSTDTE; from the coding sequence ATGAATTCAGAAAAACTAATCGAAGCTGCTCAAAAATTTAAAACTCCACTTTATGTTTATGATGGAAATTTAATTAAAACAAGATATAGAGAATTAAATCATTCATTGAATTGTGCAACTGATGTTAAAACTAAATTATTTTATGCAATGAAAGCAAATTATAATCCGTCAATATTAAAATTATTGCTAAATGAAGGTGCAGGAATTGATGCAGTAAGTCCTGCAGAAGTAATGCTCGCTTTAGAAGTAGGATTTTTCCCAAACCAAATACTTTTCACAGCAAATAAAATAACTGATGAAGAAATGAGACTTGTCAAGTCAACAGGAGTTTTATTTAATATTGGCTCAATTTCTCGATTAAAAAAATATTGTAAAGAATTCCCAAAAAGCTCAGTATGCATTCGATTTAATCCCATGATTGTTGCAGGAGAAACTGAAAAAGTTAGAACTGGAGGAGAAAATAGCAAATTTGGAATTTTTATTTCACAACTAGATCAAGTATTAGAAATTACCCGCTCAGCAGATGTAAAAATTGTTGGAGTTCACGAACACACAGGGTCAGGAATTCCCGAAATGGTACAAATGAAAGCAGGCATGCAAAATCTACTTGACATAGTTACTCCAAAAAATTTTCCAGACCTAATATTCGTAGATTTTGGAGGAGGATTTAAAGTACCATACACCCCCGGAGAAGAAAAAATTAATTATGATTTATTTGGAAAAGATGCAACACAAATTTTTCTTAATCGAACAAAGGATTTTTACACACAATTTAATCGACGCATTGAAATGTGGTTTGAACCAGGAAAATATCTTGTTGCAGAATCAGGAAATTTACTCGTTGAAGTTACTGCAATCAAACATAACCCCCATAAAACATTTGCAGGAACAAATTCAGGCTTCCCTCAGCTCATAAGACCTATGTTTTATCAAGCATACCACCACATAATAAACTTAACAGCAAACCAAGATAATCAACGTAGAAATAACTGTGACGAAATCTCAAAACAAATACACCAATATGATATTGTTGGAAATATTTGCGAGAGTGGTGATTGTTTTGGCGTGAATCGTGAAATGGAAGAAATACATGAAGGAGACATACTATCAATTCAAACTGCCGGAGCTTATTGTTATTCAATGGGTAGCGTTTACAATTTAAGAGTAATGCCTGCCGAAGTCATGTTTTTAAATAATTCAATTACACTCATTCGTAAAAGACTAACTGAACAAGAGCTAGTCGCACAAATAATTGGAGAATGTAGTACAGATACTGAATAA